In Tamandua tetradactyla isolate mTamTet1 chromosome 7, mTamTet1.pri, whole genome shotgun sequence, the following are encoded in one genomic region:
- the LOC143690092 gene encoding olfactory receptor 6C74-like, which yields MKNHTLVTTFILLGLTDDPNWQIVIFLFLFLTYLLSITGNLTIILLTLVDSHLKTPMYFFLQNFSLLEISLTSTCIPRFLVSIVTMDKTISYDACVTQLFFFIFLGASEFFLLAAMSYDRYVAICQPLHYATIMSSRVCTQLVLSSWLSGLLTISPGLIMGLELEFCDANFIDHFICDYSPVLQLSCTDTHVIELLSFILAIVTLLLTLALVVLSYANIIRTILKIPSAQQRKKAFSTCSSHVIVISLSYGSCIFMYIKPSAEERVSLNKVVALLSTSVAPVLNPFIYTLRNKQVKQALKNIIKKITSLLP from the coding sequence ATGAAGAACCATACACTGGTGACAACATTCATTCTACTTGGATTGACAGATGACCCCAATTGGCaaattgtaattttcctttttctatttctaacatatttattgagtatcacTGGAAATCTGACAATCATCCTGCTCACCCTGGTGGATTCCCACCTCAAAacacccatgtatttcttccttcagaATTTCTCCTTATTAGAAATCTCACTGACATCTACCTGCATCCCTAGATTCCTGGTCAGCATTGTGACTATGGATAAAACAATTTCCTATGATGCTTGTGTAACgcaattgttttttttcatcttcttggGTGCATCAGAGTTTTTCCTGTTGGCTGCCatgtcctatgaccgctatgtggccatctgccaaCCCCTTCATTATGCCACCATTATGAGCAGCAGAGTCTGCACCCAGCTGGTCCTCAGCTCTTGGTTGAGTGGGTTGTTAACCATCTCTCCTGGCCTTATCATGGGCCTGGAGTTGGAATTCTGTGATGCCAATTTTATTGACCACTTTATCTGTGACTATTCTCCTGTCCTGCAGCTCTCCTGCACAGATACACATGTGATAGaactgttaagttttattttagccattgtcACACTCCTGCTTACATTGGCCCTGGTGGTACTTTCTTATGCAAATATCATAAGAACAATTCTGAAGATCCCTTCTGCCCAGCAGAGGAAAAAGGCATTTTCTACCTGTTCCTCCCATGTGattgtcatttctctctcttatGGCAGctgtatttttatgtatattaagCCTTCTGCAGAGGAAAGGGTATCTTTAAACAAGGTGGTAGCACTACTCAGCACTTCAGTTGCACCTGTGTTAAATCCGTTTATATATACTCTAAGAAATAAACAAGTGAAACAAGCcctgaaaaatataattaaaaaaatcacatctcTATTACCTTAA